The Cottoperca gobio chromosome 6, fCotGob3.1, whole genome shotgun sequence genome has a segment encoding these proteins:
- the wee1 gene encoding wee1-like protein kinase, which yields MSSYSHHRHGSPSPKTLPIRQKLQFTSSDGEDEPIEDVNNSTGGESGFTEMDSPMPVRRDTVDKRLEGSSSPTNQSCGDDDVELWDEESFGSPSHLRSPSSVIFANCSPSPRKASRLYGGGSPDRSYVQDDGEASSSPIPDCPDTPPHKTFRKLRLFDTPHTPKSLLSKARSSGSGSSSRRVALFKNVEPSGKSITDSSRRQQTPLVNFNPFTPDSLLIQSATQQRNRKRAHWNDSCGEDMEASDGEGEEEIVPPSKRITMMESNMMSRYTSEFLELEKIGCGEFGAVFKCVKRLDGCIYAIKRSKKPLAGSVDEQNALREVYAHAVLGQHPHVVRYYSAWAEDDHMLIQNEYCNGGTLSDAIAENYRRLSYLSELELKDLLLQVTRGLKYIHSTSLVHMDIKPSNIFISRKSVSNCDECDDDEGMTTSVIYKIGDLGHVTRVNNPQVEEGDSRYLANEVLQEDYSKLTKADIFALALTVVSASGAEPLPTNGDKWHEIRQGKLPAIPQVLSADFISLLKLMIHPDPSRRPSTSELIKHPVLLTAARMSADQLRVELNAEKFKNALLQKELKKAQQARAAAEEKVLSTDRILTRSTVQPHARTSRLIGKKMNRSVSLTIY from the exons ATGTCGAGCTACAGCCACCATCGGCACGGATCTCCGTCTCCTAAAACTTTGCCAATCCGGCAAAAATTACAGTTTACATCCAGCGACGGGGAGGACGAGCCCATTGAGGACGTTAACAACAGCACCGGAGGAGAGTCTGGCTTCACGGAGATGGACTCCCCGATGCCAGTGCGACGGGACACCGTCGACAAACGTCTGGAGGGCAGCAGCAGCCCCACGAACCAGTCCTGCGGGGACGATGACGTGGAGCTGTGGGACGAGGAGAGCTTCGGTTCTCCGTCTCACCTGCGATCACCGAGCAGCGTTATCTTCGCTAACTGCTCACCGTCGCCGAGGAAAGCATCTCGGCTGTACGGAGGAGGATCACCGGACCGGTCCTACGTCCAGGACGACGGAGAGGCATCCAGCTCCCCGATCCCAGACTGCCCCGACACACCTCCACATAAAACCTTCAGAAAACTTAGACTTTTTGACACACCGCACACACCAAAG aGTTTGTTATCCAAAGCCAGGAGCTCCGGCTCGGGATCCTCCAGCAGGAGAGTTGCCCTGTTCAAGAATGTGGAGCCTTCAGGAAAGTCGATCACAGACAGCAGCCGGAGACAGCAGACCCCTCTGGTCAACTTTAACCCCTTCACCCCCGACTCCCTCCTCATCCAGTCCGCCACACagcagagaaacaggaagagagccCACTGGAACGA CTCTTGTGGAGAAGACATGGAGGCAAGTGACggtgagggagaagaggaaataGTGCCACCATCAAAG AGGATCACCATGATGGAGAGCAACATGATGTCCAGGTACACCTCCGAGTTCCTCGAGCTGGAGAAGATCGGCTGTGGAGAGTTTGGTGCTGTGTTCAAGTGTGTGAAAAGACTTGATGGCTGCATCTACGCCATCAAGAGATCAAAGAAACCTCTGGCAGGATCCGTAGACGA ACAGAACGCCCTGCGGGAGGTGTATGCCCACGCCGTGCTGGGCCAACATCCCCACGTGGTGCGTTACTACTCTGCGTGGGCCGAGGACGACCACATGCTCATCCAGAACGAGTACTGCAACGGCGGCACGCTCTCCGACGCCATCGCAGAGAACTACAGGCGGCTCAGCTACCTGTCGGAGCTGGAGCTTAAAGATCTGCTGCTGCAAGTCACGCGAGGACTCAAATACATCCACTCCACGTCTCTGGTGCACATGGACATCAAGCCCA GCAACATCTTTATTTCACGGAAGTCTGTATCCAACTGCGATGAATGTGACGACGACGAAGGGATGACCACCAGCGTCATCTACAAAATAG GTGATCTCGGTCACGTGACACGAGTGAACAATCCACAAGTGGAGGAAGGTGACAGCCGATACCTCGCCAACGAAGTCTTACAAGAG GACTACAGTAAGTTGACGAAGGCGGACATCTTTGCTCTGGCTCTGACTGTCGTCAGCGCCTCGGGGGCCGAGCCTCTTCCCACCAACGGAGACAAATGGCACGAAATCCGACAGGGAAAACTGCCCGCCATCCCTCAAGTGCTTTCTGCAGACTTCATCAGTCTTCTCAAG CTGATGATCCACCCTGATCCAAGTAGACGGCCGTCAACGTCCGAGCTCATCAAACACCCCGTgctcctcacagctgccagaaTGAGTGCCGACCAGCTCCGAGTCGAACTCAACGCAGAGAAGTTCAAGAACGCGCTGCTCCAGAA